GCCTCGAAACATTGCATATATATGATGGAACTTGACTGTATCAGATTCATCATATATTCTTCCTTCCCAACCTGTAAGGTTCGTTTTATCTTTTTCTAATATAAGGCGATCATTACAGTAAATATACCACCCTGCTTTTTCAGGGCTGGCCTCCCCAATACCAGCAAATATTTGAACAGTTACTTGATCTCCTGCTAGTTTTAAAGACTTAGCTATAGGTTGAATTTTTTCAGATTTCAAGATTTCCACTTCTTCTGATTGTAGAGTTGTATTGTTAACTATTATTGTTAGACCTTGGTTAATAATATAACTGAGGGTTCTTGTTATATCAGCATTCAATTGATTAATAAAATGTGTTAGATTAAACTCGCTGGCTATATTACTATGGAGATTATCAATCTTAATATAGGTACCATCTTCTGTGAGTTTACCTGGTTTATCTCCTCTATTTACAGGTGTGTATTCAAACTCCCAACTTTCCTCTTTTACCCATTGCTTAACATTTACTTCTATCAAAAAGTGATCTTCACCATGCTTTGACTCTATGGTGAAGTTGTTCCCAATTTTAAATAATGCCCTTTTCATCCCAACACCAAATCGCCCTATTGAGTGGTTTACTGTTTGTGCATCACTTGGTCTACCAAATCTAAAAGCTTGATTTAAAGCTATATCCAAAGCGATGCCTCCACAGTTATCTTGAATTTCAAAATAATTTTGGTTTATGGTTAATGTTACTTTATATTCATTGAAACCTTCTTCTAACTTGGTATTTCTTGCTCCATCGATTGAATTGTCAATCAAATCAATGATTGCTCTCTCAAGTTTAATATCCCGTGTGAGCATATCAATGAAAAATTCTTTTGTTGGATTGGCATTGATTATTTCCATATTACTAGTTTTTTATCATCAACTCCCAAAAAGCTCTATCTTTCATAAATATAGGTTCTGAACCAGCGAGGTTCACTACACTATAATGCTTTTCGAGGTTTTTAATTTCGCTTATTAATCGTTCCTTTGCGCCTTTTTCAAGGTTAAAAAGGCTGTCAATCTCTTTAATTTTGATGTCAGTTACCTTATGAATAATCCAGGTGAGAATGTAATTAGAGTATTCATTATCACCAGTGGAAAAATGATTCAAAAACTGTGTAGATAAGATAGTTCCTACGCCAAACTCTCTTCCTTCCTTCAATATTTTGCGTAGTGAATCGAAATTTTTACTTAAGAAATTGTCAGCTTCGTCTACCAATATCATTTT
This Microscilla marina ATCC 23134 DNA region includes the following protein-coding sequences:
- a CDS encoding ATP-binding protein translates to MEIINANPTKEFFIDMLTRDIKLERAIIDLIDNSIDGARNTKLEEGFNEYKVTLTINQNYFEIQDNCGGIALDIALNQAFRFGRPSDAQTVNHSIGRFGVGMKRALFKIGNNFTIESKHGEDHFLIEVNVKQWVKEESWEFEYTPVNRGDKPGKLTEDGTYIKIDNLHSNIASEFNLTHFINQLNADITRTLSYIINQGLTIIVNNTTLQSEEVEILKSEKIQPIAKSLKLAGDQVTVQIFAGIGEASPEKAGWYIYCNDRLILEKDKTNLTGWEGRIYDESDTVKFHHIYAMFRGIVSFQADDSTLLPITTTKTGIDANSNIYKRVKEEMISMMKQVISFLKKLKTDEDREEIKTDTEKVNVNNLKVEDFKETFRYPEIQSAKASSRFANISYKKEKDKIDTVKKALNISSNREVGEETFDYFYKMEVE